From the genome of Penaeus monodon isolate SGIC_2016 chromosome 16, NSTDA_Pmon_1, whole genome shotgun sequence, one region includes:
- the LOC119582984 gene encoding uncharacterized protein LOC119582984 produces MSDIELDKCLSMVHWPLEWPTPLQRLHNPTESTIPSRQTPQLKHTLPISNFRNGNPASRGVGEKARLLCVITVIAFVLPRRSCSSLDPVISDFGPDKMTCSQLGTVGSHTADDKWSKGEDTNAKQISSGLVVSVVLLLTRKVEPGVDIGSIQPTTTNCTRWPARTCITCKRGRLNNGNDLQQKQSGRFVGDKTTATLAIISIKVDEVKKTLQHLDTNKAMVGDQISSRLLKGCADQLAEPLCSKLKSFGISGNLLDLLQNYLPGRSLSVAVNGHSSTECPISASVPQGSVLGPLLWNVFFNDILQLISEASAYPDDCTMSFTCKRDDHQRTIVRINQTLQSLVAWSRRWQVALAPEKTQASLPAPNILLDGNRLSLQESIKILGVEVDSGLTYTRHVQPVAKAAAWKLGCIRRIIHLLDGPGVSALYYKS; encoded by the exons GCCTACCCCCTTACAACGTCTTCACAATCCAACCGAATCAACGATCCCTTCAAGACAGACACCTCAGTTAAAACACACTCTCCCCATCAGCAATTTCAGAAATGGCAACCCTGCGTCTAGAG GTGTTGGTGAAAAGGCACGCCTACTTTGTGTGATCACCGTCATCGCCTTTGTTTTACCCAGGCGTTCGT GTTCCTCACTCGACCCTGTCATCAGTGACTTCGGCCCCGACAAAATGACGTGCAGCCAACTGGGGACTGTTGGATCACACACAGCTGATGACAAGTGGTCGAAAGGAGA AGACACAAATGCAAAGCAGATCAGCAGTGGTTTGGTTGTCAGTGTCGTACTACTGCTGACCAGAAAAGTAGAGCCTGGCGTCGATATAGGCAGCATccaaccaaccacaacaaacTGCACAAGATGGCCTGCAAGAACATGCATCACATGCAAAAGAGGGCGACTGAACAATGGAAATGACCTACAACAGAAACAGTCTGGTCGCTTTGTTGGTGATAAA ACTACAGCCACACTGGCAATCATTAGCATTAAAGTTGACGAAGTTAAGAAAACCCTTCAGCATTTAGATACGAATAAAGCTATGGTTGGGGACCAGATTAGTTCCCGTCTGCTCAAAGGTTGTGCTGACCAATTAGCAGAGCCCCTTTGCAG CAAGCTAAAGAGCTTTGGCATCAGTGGGAACCTCCTGGACCTTCTTCAAAACTATCTTCCTGGAAGATCACTTTCCGTGGCGGTGAACGGCCACTCCTCCACCGAGTGCCCCATCAGTGCCTCTGTGCCCCAAGGTAGCGTCCTCGGACCTCTGCTTTGGAACGTCTTCTTTAATGACATCCTGCAACTCATATCGGAGGCGTCAGCGTATCCTGACGACTGCACGATGTCATTTACGTGTAAGCGAGACGACCATCAGCGAACGATAGTGCGCATCAATCAGACGCTTCAGAGCCTGGTGGCGTGGAGCCGGAGATGGCAGGTGGCGCTGGCCCCAGAGAAGACACAGGCCTCCTTGCCCGCTCCAAACATCCTCCTCGACGGCAATAGATTGTCTCTGCAAGAATCCATCAAGATCCTCGGAGTAGAGGTCGATAGCGGCTTAACATACACGCGACACGTCCAGCCAGTGGCTAAGGCAGCTGCATGGAAGCTTGGGTGCATCCGTCGCATCATTCATCTCCTGGACGGGCCTGGTGTATCAGCACTCTACTACAAGTCGTAA